A genomic stretch from Centroberyx gerrardi isolate f3 chromosome 10, fCenGer3.hap1.cur.20231027, whole genome shotgun sequence includes:
- the LOC144539912 gene encoding trace amine-associated receptor 13c-like translates to METLEGGELCFPQLLNTSCRKQMRPHSEAMLLYILPSSISLLTAALNLLVIISISHYRQLHTPTNLLLLSLAVSDFLAGFLMPVEILFIEACWFLGDFMCALSFFVVFTIISASVGNMVLISVDRYVAICDPLCYPTKITQGRVKICVCLCWVCSAFFGSLILNDHLRQPGRYNSCVGECVVVFNYIAGAVDLVFTFIAPITVIIVLYMRVFVVAVSQARAMRSHTVAVTLQRSVTVTAKKSERKAARTLGIVIAVFLMCFCPHYCLSLAGQENVASPSFLVFLLYFNSCLNPVIYAFFYPWFRKSIKLIVTLQILQPDSCDANIL, encoded by the exons atggagaccctggaaggaggtgaactctgctttccacagctcctcaacacttcctgcaggaagcagatgcgtcctcactctgaggccatgctcctctacattctgccatcctccatctctctgctcactgcagctctcaacctgctggtcatcatctccatctcccactacaG gcagctccacacccccaccaacctcctcctcctctccctggctgtctcagaCTTCCTCGCAGGCTTCCTGATGCCAGTTGAAATCCTGTTCATAGAGGCCTGCTGGTTCCTGGGTGACTTCATGTgtgctttgtctttctttgttgtctttaccatcatctctgcctctgtaggaaacatggtgctcatatcagtcgaccgctatgtggctatttgtgaccctctgtgttaccccaccaaaatcactcagggaagagttaaaatctgtgtttgtctgtgttgggtCTGTTCTGCTTTCTTTGGCAGTCTGATTCTAAATGATCACCTGAGGCAACCAGGCAGGTATAATTCCTGcgttggagagtgtgtggttgtTTTTAACTACATTGCAGGAGCTGTTGACCTTGTTTTCACCTTTATTGCTCCCATAACTGTCATCATAGTTCTGtatatgagagtatttgtggtggctgtgtctcaggctcgtgccatgcgatcccacactgtggctgtcacactccagcgttcagtgactgtaactgctaagaaatctgagaggaaagcagccaggactcttggtattgtcatagctgtgtttctaatgtgtttttgtccacattactgtctctctcttgcaggCCAGGAGAATGTGGCCAGTCCTTCATTTTTGGTCTTTTTGCTCTATTTTAACTCCTGTCTAAACCCTGTGATCTATGCCTTTTTCTACCCCTGGTTTCGAAAATCTATTAAACTCATTGTTACacttcagatactgcagcctgactcctgcgatgccaacatactgtag
- the LOC139918974 gene encoding trace amine-associated receptor 13c-like, with amino-acid sequence MMETLEGGELCFPQLLNTSCRKPTRPHSEAMFLYILLSSISLLTVVLNQLVIISISHYRQLHTPTNLLLLSLAVSDFLVGLLLMPIEILHIESCWFLGDLICALFYYASFIVTSASVGNMVLISVDRYVAICDPLCYPTKITQRRVKICVCLCWVCSAFYSSLILNDHLKQPDRYNSCIGECVVVINNIAGAVDLVVTFIVPITVIIVLYMRVFVVAVSQARAMRSHIVAVTLQRSVTVTAKKSERKAARTLGIVIAVFLMCFCPYYYPSLAGQDTSSGALYLAIMIWPLYCNSCLNPVIYAFFYPWFRKSIKLIVTLQILQPDSCEANIL; translated from the exons atgatggagaccctggaaggaggtgaactctgctttccacagctcctcaacacttcctgcaggaagccGACACGTCCTCACTCTGAGGCCATGTTCCTCTACatcctgctgtcctccatctctctgctcaccGTGGTTCTCAACCAgctggtcatcatctccatctctcattaCAG gcagctccacacccccaccaacctcctcctcctctccctggctgtctcagaCTTCCTTGTGGGCCTCCTGCTGATGCCGATTGAAATCCTCCATatagagtcctgctggtttctggGTGACCTCATATGTGCTCTCTTTTACTATGCTTCCTTCATTGTTACCTCTGCCTCAGTAGGAAACATGGTGCTCATATCAGTCGACCGCTATGTGGCTATTTGTGACCCTCTGTGTTACCCCACCAAAATCACTCAGAGAAGAgttaaaatctgtgtttgtctgtgttgggtCTGTTCTGCTTTCTATAGCAGTCTGATTCTAAATGATCACCTGAAACAACCAGACAGGTATAATTCCTGCAttggagagtgtgtggttgtCATCAACAACATTGCAGGAGCTGTTGACCTTGTTGTGACCTTTATTGTTCCCATTACTGTCATCATAGTTCTGtatatgagagtatttgtggtggctgtgtctcaggctcgtgccatgcgatcccacattgtggctgtcacactccagcgttcagtgactgtaactgctaagaaatctgagaggaaagcagccaggactcttggtattgtgatagctgtgtttctaatgtgtttctgtccatattACTATCCCTCTCTTGCAGGCCAGGATACCTCAAGCGGTGCtttatatttagccattatgaTCTGGCCGCTTTATTGTAACTCTTGTCTAAATCCTGTGATCTATGCCTTTTTCTACCCCTGGTTTAGAAAATCTATTAAACTGATTGTTACacttcagatactgcagcctgactcctgtgaagccaacatactgtag